The following proteins are co-located in the Paracoccus saliphilus genome:
- the repA gene encoding plasmid partitioning protein RepA — MRQKTRIDKLVGDHALALSERLQAHRAQLFPPDARRELRKFTSGEVADLLGVKDAYLRKLDLEGRGPSPETRAGGRRYYTPADIQELRKLLEKGAKSTGTYLPGRRGEDHLQVITVINFKGGSGKTTTAAHLAQKLALDGYRVLGIDLDPQASLSALHGFQPEFDLLDGGTLYDAIRYEDPVPLRNVIQRTYFTNLDLIPGNLDLMEFEHETPRAIIERAGNIFFTRIGDKLGEVEDDYDVVVIDCPPQLGFLTMSALSAATAILVTVHPQMLDVMSMCQFLLMTSNLLGVVSEAGGDMTYDWMRYVITRYEPGDGPQNQMVSFMRSMFGEHVLNHPVLKSTAISDAGITKQTLYEIEKSQFTRATYERAMESLNAVNGEIEGLIQAAWGR, encoded by the coding sequence ATGCGGCAGAAGACTCGCATCGACAAGCTGGTGGGCGACCATGCACTCGCGCTGTCCGAGCGCCTGCAGGCGCATAGGGCACAGCTTTTTCCACCTGACGCAAGGCGTGAATTGCGCAAGTTCACCAGCGGCGAGGTGGCGGATCTGCTTGGCGTCAAGGACGCCTATCTGCGCAAACTGGACCTTGAAGGCCGTGGCCCCAGCCCCGAGACGCGGGCGGGCGGGCGGCGCTATTATACTCCTGCCGATATCCAGGAATTGCGCAAGCTATTGGAAAAAGGCGCAAAATCTACCGGCACCTACCTTCCCGGACGGCGTGGCGAGGATCACCTGCAGGTCATCACGGTGATTAATTTCAAGGGCGGATCGGGCAAGACCACCACCGCCGCCCACCTGGCGCAGAAGCTGGCGCTGGACGGGTATCGTGTGCTCGGCATCGATCTCGACCCGCAGGCCAGCCTGTCCGCCCTGCACGGGTTCCAGCCGGAATTCGACCTGCTGGATGGCGGCACGCTCTACGATGCGATTCGCTACGAGGATCCGGTGCCGTTGCGCAACGTGATCCAGCGGACCTATTTCACGAATCTCGACCTGATTCCCGGCAATCTCGACCTGATGGAGTTCGAGCACGAGACCCCGCGCGCCATCATCGAACGCGCGGGTAACATCTTTTTCACCAGGATCGGCGACAAGCTGGGCGAGGTCGAGGACGATTACGACGTCGTTGTCATCGACTGCCCGCCACAGCTTGGATTCCTGACCATGTCCGCCCTGTCCGCCGCCACGGCCATCCTTGTCACCGTGCATCCGCAGATGCTCGACGTCATGTCGATGTGCCAGTTCCTGCTGATGACCTCGAATCTTCTCGGCGTGGTCTCCGAGGCCGGGGGGGACATGACCTATGACTGGATGCGCTATGTCATCACCCGCTACGAGCCCGGGGACGGGCCACAGAACCAGATGGTCAGCTTCATGCGCTCGATGTTCGGCGAGCATGTGCTGAACCATCCGGTGCTGAAATCCACGGCGATCTCGGATGCCGGGATCACCAAGCAGACGCTGTACGAGATCGAGAAATCACAATTCACCCGCGCCACCTATGAGCGCGCGATGGAGAGCCTGAACGCCGTGAATGGCGAGATCGAAGGGCTGATACAGGCGGCATGGGGCCGCTGA
- the repC gene encoding plasmid replication protein RepC, whose product MRHISMTPFGRQPVTAGLLATQALAEAPAPDHAPDKWAVLRDLTTARAAYGISDRDLAVLAALLSFHPGKELADDDKLIVFPSNASLSDRAHGMAESTLRRHLAALVRAGLLLRRDSPNGKRYATRDLSGSLDRVFGFDLRPLLTRSAEIASAAQEARHVEFTKRRLRESAVIRLRDAGKLIQWGREQIAANWDALSDGCALLQRALRRKLDTGKLRELAERAQQLLDQVKAVIAPETEEMSGSDSETERHHQSSDKEIHESEPCEEKQDRQSDHLAKDPPIPLGVLLKAAPDILDYAPDGIRTWRDLVGVSNFVYPMLGISPDAWRQAQDNMGHEIAAMTLACMLQRADTIMRPGGYLRSLTAKAVTSGFSPGPMVMALLRAENRQAL is encoded by the coding sequence ATGAGGCATATTTCGATGACGCCTTTCGGGCGGCAGCCGGTGACGGCTGGCCTGCTCGCAACCCAGGCATTGGCCGAGGCCCCTGCCCCGGACCACGCGCCCGACAAATGGGCCGTGCTGCGCGACCTGACCACGGCACGCGCCGCATACGGCATCAGCGACCGCGATCTCGCGGTTCTGGCGGCGCTTCTGTCCTTCCATCCCGGCAAGGAGCTGGCAGATGACGACAAGCTGATCGTCTTTCCCTCGAATGCCAGCCTGTCAGACCGCGCGCATGGAATGGCCGAAAGCACCCTGCGGCGGCATCTGGCGGCGCTGGTGCGTGCCGGGCTGCTGCTGCGCCGCGACAGTCCGAATGGGAAGCGCTATGCCACCCGCGATCTTTCCGGTTCGCTGGACCGGGTATTCGGCTTTGATCTGCGGCCCTTGCTGACCCGATCCGCCGAGATCGCCTCGGCCGCGCAAGAGGCCCGTCATGTCGAATTCACGAAGCGCAGGTTGCGCGAAAGCGCCGTGATCCGGCTGCGCGACGCGGGCAAGCTGATCCAATGGGGCCGCGAACAGATCGCGGCGAATTGGGACGCGCTCTCGGATGGCTGCGCCTTGCTGCAACGCGCGCTTCGTCGCAAGCTGGACACTGGAAAATTGCGCGAACTGGCCGAACGGGCCCAACAGCTTCTGGATCAGGTCAAGGCCGTGATCGCACCTGAAACAGAAGAAATGAGCGGCAGTGACAGCGAAACCGAGCGGCACCATCAGAGTTCAGATAAAGAGATCCATGAATCTGAACCATGCGAAGAAAAGCAGGACAGACAGTCCGATCATCTCGCGAAGGACCCGCCGATTCCGCTTGGCGTGTTGTTGAAGGCGGCGCCGGATATCCTTGACTATGCTCCGGACGGAATCCGGACCTGGCGGGACCTGGTGGGGGTTTCCAATTTCGTCTATCCGATGCTCGGGATCAGCCCGGATGCCTGGCGGCAGGCGCAGGACAACATGGGTCACGAAATCGCGGCCATGACGCTAGCCTGCATGTTGCAACGCGCCGATACGATCATGCGACCGGGTGGTTATCTTCGCTCGCTGACAGCAAAGGCGGTCACAAGCGGATTCTCTCCCGGACCGATGGTGATGGCCTTGCTGCGAGCCGAAAATCGTCAGGCCCTGTGA
- the repB gene encoding plasmid partitioning protein RepB — translation MARKDLLKGLMSEGASAAKDESPAPPRYSRGAIGAVSRSIADLKSRALIEVPADMIDDAGIKDRLDDDPEGIEALKQSMAEYGQQVPVLLRHSPNYEGRYEVVFGRRRVRALRELQMPVKAMLRQLNDRELIVAQGQENSARKDLSFIEKANFAAQMTRVGYERKIICDALSIDKTVISRMLTVTDAIPEEVIRAIGAAPSAGRDRWLALAEKAKGRDADALIEAAKGPDSDARFVAVLASLAAPKPASAAPRALQGQDGVSLGSARKTKGKTVIELSGEGRAFADWLVDHMTELHRDWQKKEGRAGR, via the coding sequence ATGGCACGCAAGGACCTGCTGAAGGGATTGATGTCCGAGGGCGCCTCGGCCGCCAAGGACGAATCCCCTGCCCCGCCCCGCTACAGCCGTGGCGCGATCGGCGCTGTCAGCCGCTCCATCGCCGATCTGAAATCCCGCGCGCTGATCGAGGTGCCGGCGGACATGATCGACGATGCCGGTATCAAGGACCGGCTGGATGACGACCCCGAGGGGATCGAGGCGCTGAAGCAATCCATGGCGGAATATGGCCAGCAAGTGCCGGTCCTGCTGCGTCACAGCCCCAATTACGAGGGCCGCTACGAGGTGGTGTTCGGCCGCCGCCGGGTCCGCGCGCTGCGTGAATTGCAGATGCCGGTCAAGGCGATGCTGCGGCAGCTGAACGACCGCGAGCTGATCGTCGCGCAGGGGCAGGAAAACAGCGCCCGCAAGGATCTCAGCTTCATCGAGAAGGCCAATTTCGCCGCCCAGATGACCCGGGTCGGCTATGAGCGCAAGATCATCTGCGACGCCCTGTCAATCGACAAGACGGTGATCTCGCGGATGCTGACCGTCACCGACGCCATCCCCGAAGAGGTGATCCGCGCCATCGGGGCCGCGCCGTCGGCGGGGCGCGACCGCTGGCTTGCGCTGGCCGAAAAGGCCAAGGGGCGCGATGCGGATGCGCTGATCGAGGCCGCAAAGGGCCCGGATTCCGATGCGCGTTTCGTGGCCGTGCTGGCATCATTGGCTGCGCCGAAACCGGCCTCGGCGGCACCGCGCGCCTTGCAGGGGCAGGATGGCGTCAGCTTGGGGAGCGCGCGGAAAACAAAGGGAAAAACTGTGATCGAACTATCCGGCGAGGGCCGCGCCTTTGCCGATTGGCTAGTCGATCACATGACAGAGCTTCACCGCGACTGGCAAAAAAAGGAAGGCCGGGCGGGAAGATGA